A single region of the Candidatus Dormiibacterota bacterium genome encodes:
- a CDS encoding methyltransferase domain-containing protein, with the protein MDRPLVRGGEFSDVDAHDTRALIAYLDLATDLASQDKRESYRAQGIGPNMRVLDAGCGTGDDVRAIAALVGPGGSVAGIDPSKAMIEEARRRGGPPNVRFEQGAVASLAFEDGSFDACRAERVFQHLHDPAAAACELYRVSKAGGSVLLIDQDWETLTVAGGRPEITRRIAHAYAERLASGSAGSEHRRWLRRAGFTQISTHALAAMPNLTTAFSQFLNAGIDYALEAAAVEVDDAHEWLLSLLQAEAAGEFTCAVTAFFTMARR; encoded by the coding sequence ATGGACCGACCGCTGGTGCGTGGAGGCGAATTCTCCGATGTCGACGCGCACGATACCCGTGCCCTCATCGCCTACCTCGATCTCGCCACGGACCTAGCTTCGCAGGATAAGCGCGAGAGCTATCGGGCGCAAGGCATCGGCCCGAATATGCGCGTGCTCGACGCGGGTTGCGGCACGGGCGACGACGTTCGTGCTATCGCGGCACTCGTGGGCCCCGGCGGGAGTGTGGCCGGAATCGACCCCAGTAAAGCGATGATCGAGGAGGCACGCCGCCGCGGAGGGCCGCCCAACGTGCGTTTCGAGCAAGGTGCGGTAGCGAGTCTCGCCTTCGAAGACGGCTCGTTCGACGCGTGCCGCGCGGAACGCGTCTTTCAACATCTACACGATCCGGCTGCGGCCGCCTGTGAGTTATACCGCGTGAGTAAAGCGGGAGGCTCGGTGCTGCTGATCGACCAGGATTGGGAGACCCTCACCGTAGCCGGAGGACGACCCGAAATCACGCGCCGTATCGCTCATGCCTATGCGGAGCGCCTGGCTAGCGGCAGCGCAGGGAGCGAGCATCGCCGATGGCTGCGCAGGGCCGGATTCACGCAAATTTCGACCCATGCGCTGGCCGCGATGCCGAACCTCACGACGGCCTTCTCGCAGTTCCTCAACGCCGGCATCGATTACGCGCTGGAAGCCGCGGCGGTTGAGGTGGACGACGCGCATGAGTGGTTACTCTCCCTGCTGCAAGCCGAAGCGGCGGGCGAATTCACGTGCGCGGTGACGGCCTTCTTTACCATGGCGCGCCGATGA
- a CDS encoding AI-2E family transporter, whose amino-acid sequence MKDDSEARTRRNAQAAYAFHIVAIVLLAVFALVQILEFLGRVRTVTTIVLAAVFFCYLIYPAVRSLRRRLPMWASLLAVYFAFGCVLFGIIAVVVPLATQNVQQLTHDAPRLIENARMTLADPNNPIVARLPPQATAYLANLPSEMTLLIERYGGATTTHVFAFVLSAASIVVLFVIVPIFAAYLLLDAERVHASILAMVPRARRPLVAKIVKDFDTVLGGFVRGQLIVAAIVGVLVTILLLILHVQYAVLIGLMAGLFEIMPYVGAIAGAIPAVAIALFSNGWQNALFVVIGFVAINQIEGHLISPFIVSESVGLSPLFVLLALLAGGELMGIPGLLLAVPVAGLIRVLIVNLIPTQQ is encoded by the coding sequence ATGAAAGACGATAGCGAAGCCCGCACGCGCCGCAATGCCCAAGCCGCCTACGCATTTCACATCGTTGCGATCGTGCTGCTCGCGGTATTCGCACTCGTGCAGATTCTGGAATTTCTGGGGCGGGTCCGAACGGTCACGACGATCGTGCTCGCTGCGGTCTTCTTCTGCTACCTCATTTATCCGGCCGTACGAAGCCTGCGGCGGAGGCTCCCGATGTGGGCCTCGTTGCTCGCGGTCTATTTCGCATTCGGCTGCGTCCTGTTCGGCATTATCGCCGTCGTCGTCCCGCTTGCCACGCAGAACGTTCAGCAACTCACGCACGATGCGCCGCGGCTGATAGAGAACGCGCGCATGACGCTCGCCGACCCGAATAATCCGATCGTCGCACGCCTTCCACCACAGGCCACCGCCTATTTGGCGAATCTGCCGAGCGAAATGACGCTGCTGATCGAGCGCTACGGCGGTGCGACCACCACGCACGTTTTCGCCTTCGTCCTCTCCGCCGCATCGATCGTCGTGCTGTTCGTGATCGTGCCGATTTTTGCGGCCTATCTGCTGCTGGACGCGGAGCGCGTTCACGCATCGATTCTAGCAATGGTGCCGCGCGCGCGCCGCCCGCTGGTGGCTAAAATCGTCAAGGATTTCGATACGGTCCTAGGCGGCTTCGTACGCGGGCAACTGATCGTCGCGGCCATCGTAGGCGTTCTCGTGACGATTCTGCTCTTAATTCTGCACGTGCAATACGCCGTGCTGATCGGATTGATGGCGGGCCTGTTCGAGATCATGCCGTATGTCGGGGCGATTGCGGGAGCGATTCCCGCGGTAGCGATTGCGCTGTTCAGCAACGGGTGGCAGAACGCGCTGTTCGTCGTCATCGGTTTTGTCGCCATCAATCAAATCGAAGGGCATCTAATCTCGCCGTTCATCGTCAGCGAGAGCGTCGGGCTAAGCCCGCTCTTCGTGTTGCTCGCGTTGCTCGCGGGCGGCGAACTGATGGGGATCCCGGGTCTGCTCCTGGCCGTTCCGGTGGCCGGGCTCATCCGGGTGCTCATCGTGAATCTGATCCCCACGCAACAGTAA